A window of Hippoglossus stenolepis isolate QCI-W04-F060 chromosome 16, HSTE1.2, whole genome shotgun sequence contains these coding sequences:
- the gcat gene encoding 2-amino-3-ketobutyrate coenzyme A ligase, mitochondrial produces the protein MSLGKAARGLVPSARGLLRASAGAPGRTYAAVAAARAVLEGELDSIRAAGTWKAERIITSKQGARINVDGSRGNILNFCANNYLGLSSHPDVVQAGIDALKSHGAGLSSVRFICGTQDLHKHLEQKLAEFHEREDCILYASCFDANAGLFEVMLGPDDAVLSDELNHASIIDGIRLCRAKRFRYKHMDLSDLEVKLKESQSSRMRLVVTDGVFSMDGDVAPLQGICDLAEQYGAMVFIDECHATGFLGPRGRGTDELLGVMDRVHIVNSTLGKALGGAAGGYTVGPKPLIDLLRQRSRPYLFSNSLPPPVVGCATRAVELLLASNEIAQSMTAKTMRFRNNMTKAGFTISGSAHPISPVMLGDARLASLMADDMLKLGVYVIGFSFPVVPKGKARIRVQISAAHTDEDIDRCVDAFIQTGRKHGVVS, from the exons ATGTCTCTCGGAAAAGCTGCCCGGGGTTTGGTGCCCTCTGCCCGCGGGCTCCTGCGGGCCTCGGCCGGGGCTCCGGGCCGGACCTACGCCGCCGTGGCCGCGGCCCGAGCGGTGCTGGAGGGCGAGCTGGACTCGATCCGAGCCGCCGGGACGTGGAAGGCGGAGCGGATCATCACGTCCAAACAGGGGGCGCGGATCAACGTGGACGGAAGCCGAGGCA ACATATTGAATTTCTGTGCCAACAACTACCTCGGCCTGTCCAGTCATCCAGATGTGGTGCAGGCCGGGATCGATGCTCTGAAGTCGCACGGCGCTGGACTGAGCTCCGTCAGATTCATCTGTGGGACACAG GATCTgcacaaacatctggagcagaaGCTCGCAGAGTTCCACGAGAGGGAAGACTGCATCCTCTACGCCAGCTGCTTTGATGCCAACGCTGGGCTGTTTGAG GTTATGTTGGGCCCGGATGACGCAGTGCTGTCTGATGAGCTGAACCACGCCTCCATCATCGACGGGATCCGTCTGTGTCGAGCAAAGAGGTTTCGCTACAAACACATGGACCTCAGCGATCTGGAGGTCAAGCTCAAAGAGTCGCAG TCGTCTCGTATGCGCCTGGTCGTCACAGACGGCGTCTTCTCCATGGACGGAGACGTGGCTCCCTTACAGGGAATTTGTGACCTGGCTGAACAGTACGGAGCCATGGTGTTTATAGACGAATGCCACGCCACCGGCTTCCTGGGGCCCCGGGGCCG AGGGACGGACGAGCTGCTGGGAGTGATGGACAGAGTTCACATTGTGAACTCCACCCTGGGGAAAGCActgggtggagcagcag GTGGCTACACAGTTGGCCCGAAGCCGCTCATTGACCTGCTGAGGCAGCGTTCACGGCCGTATCTGTTCTCCaactccctcccccctcctgtGGTGGGCTGTGCCACCcgggctgtggagctgctgctcgcCTCCAATGAGATCGCACAGAGCATGACGGCCAAAACCATGAG gttCAGGAACAACATGACCAAGGCTGGTTTCACCATCTCGGGCTCGGCTCACCCGATCAGTCCTGTGATGCTCGGCGACGCGCGGCTGGCGTCTCTGATGGCCGACGACATGCTGAAGCTGG GAGTGTATGTGATTGGATTCTCTTTCCCGGTCGTACCGAAGGGCAAAGCCAGAATCCGAGTTCAGATTTCTGCGGCTCACACGGACGAAGACATCGACCGCTGCGTGGACGCCTTCATCCAGACGGGCAGGAAGCACGGCGTCGTCTCCTGA
- the tom1 gene encoding target of Myb protein 1 isoform X3, which produces MEFLLGNPFSTAVGQRIEYATSSSLPSEDWALNMEICDMINSSEEGPKDAVRAIKKRIVGNKNFKEVMLALTVLETCVKNCAYRFHILVTTRDFVEGVLVRAIIPRNNPPLILHDRVLSIVQAWADAFRSSPDLTGVVSVYEDLRRKGLEFPMTELDGYSPDQPPKQQTVPGNGPAVTSLPAALLSSKPPLIPPQTCELKKALEGTNAFTACQVKKLKTELGVVRSNLTMMSDMMSQLDPVTVKQADMELLELYTVCKEMQDRIVKIVPRLSEEKLIEELLATNDDMNSAFTRYHRFERRITNGQDTSQKSHMYVNLEELDVTAESQESGLASATSDSLSSQLTKLSTSESEDTLSKINASSQPTPSERSEAAVDGLAQAPDNRLLNPGTDDSPASTSSSSPKLDWMIKRGMIPLSQSNVMDDVEKWLALDDEYDDFEDSDGVTSEEFDKFLAGRAKAAERLPSVRASSQDTNHSES; this is translated from the exons ATGGAGTTCCTGCTGGGGAACCCGTTCAGCACGGCGGTGGGACAGAGGATCG agtATGCGACCAGCTCCAGCCTCCCGTCAGAAGACTGGGCCCTCAACATGGAAATCTGTGACATGATCAACAGCTCAgaggaagg CCCCAAAGATGCCGTCAGAGCCATAAAGAAAAGGATCGTGGGGAATAAGAACTTCAAGGAGGTCATGCTGGCGCTGACT GTCCTGGAGACGTGTGTGAAGAACTGCGCCTACAGGTTCCACATCCTGGTGACAACACGGGACTTTGTGGAAGGGGTCCTGGTGCGGGCGATCATCCCGAGGAACAACCCTCCGCTGATCCTGCACGACAGAGTGCTCAGCATCGTTCAG GCGTGGGCCGATGCATTCCGCAGCTCGCCCGACCTGACGGGCGTGGTGTCTGTGTATGAAGACCTGCGCAGGAAAGGCCTCGAGTTCCCCATGACAGAACTGGATGGTTATTCCCCGGATCAACCTCCCAAACAG CAGACTGTGCCTGGGAATGGGCCGGCTGTCACTTCTCTGCCTGCTGCGCTGCTCTCTTCCAAACCTCCGCTCATCCCACCTCAGACCTGTGAACTTAAAAAGGCTCTGGAGGGGACCAATGCCTTCACTGCCTGCCAG gtgaagaagctgaagacGGAGCTGGGAGTGGTGCGGAGCAACCTGACCATGATGTCCGACATGATGAGTCAGCTGGATCCCGTCACGGTGAAACAAGCCGacatggagctgctggag TTGTACACAGTTTGTAAGGAAATGCAGGACAGGATAGTAAAGATCGTCCCCCGGCTGAGTGAAGAGAAGCTGATCGAAGAGTTACTGGCAACAAATGATGACATGAACTCCGCCTTCACTCGCTACCACAG gtTTGAAAGACGCATAACAAACGGTCAAGATACATCACagaag agTCACATGTACGTCAACCTGGAAGAACTGGATGTCACGGCTGAGTCTCAGGAGTCGGGACTGGCGTCAGCGACCAGCGACAGTTTGTCCAGTCAGTTGACTAAACTTA GTACAAGTGAATCAGAGGACACATTATCCAAAATCAACGCCTCATCTCAACCAACACCAAG TGagagaagtgaagctgcagtggACGGCCTGGCTCAAGCTCCGGACAACAGGCTCCTCAACCCTGGAACG GACGACAGCCCggcctccaccagcagctcctcacCAAAGTTAGATTGGATGATAAAAAGGGGAATG aTTCCTCTCAGCCAGTCCAATGTTATGGATGATGTTGAGAAATGGTTAGCGTTGGATGATGAG tACGATGACTTTGAGGACTCTGATGGTGTGACCAGTGAAG AGTTCGACAAGTTTCTGGCAGGAAGAGCTAAAGCAGCGGAGCGCCTGCCGTCGGTGAGGGCGTCCTCACAGGACACCAACCACTCCGAGTCTTAA
- the tom1 gene encoding target of Myb protein 1 isoform X1: protein MEFLLGNPFSTAVGQRIEYATSSSLPSEDWALNMEICDMINSSEEGPKDAVRAIKKRIVGNKNFKEVMLALTVLETCVKNCAYRFHILVTTRDFVEGVLVRAIIPRNNPPLILHDRVLSIVQAWADAFRSSPDLTGVVSVYEDLRRKGLEFPMTELDGYSPDQPPKQQTVPGNGPAVTSLPAALLSSKPPLIPPQTCELKKALEGTNAFTACQVKKLKTELGVVRSNLTMMSDMMSQLDPVTVKQADMELLEQLYTVCKEMQDRIVKIVPRLSEEKLIEELLATNDDMNSAFTRYHRFERRITNGQDTSQKSHMYVNLEELDVTAESQESGLASATSDSLSSQLTKLSTSESEDTLSKINASSQPTPSERSEAAVDGLAQAPDNRLLNPGTDDSPASTSSSSPKLDWMIKRGMIPLSQSNVMDDVEKWLALDDEYDDFEDSDGVTSEEFDKFLAGRAKAAERLPSVRASSQDTNHSES from the exons ATGGAGTTCCTGCTGGGGAACCCGTTCAGCACGGCGGTGGGACAGAGGATCG agtATGCGACCAGCTCCAGCCTCCCGTCAGAAGACTGGGCCCTCAACATGGAAATCTGTGACATGATCAACAGCTCAgaggaagg CCCCAAAGATGCCGTCAGAGCCATAAAGAAAAGGATCGTGGGGAATAAGAACTTCAAGGAGGTCATGCTGGCGCTGACT GTCCTGGAGACGTGTGTGAAGAACTGCGCCTACAGGTTCCACATCCTGGTGACAACACGGGACTTTGTGGAAGGGGTCCTGGTGCGGGCGATCATCCCGAGGAACAACCCTCCGCTGATCCTGCACGACAGAGTGCTCAGCATCGTTCAG GCGTGGGCCGATGCATTCCGCAGCTCGCCCGACCTGACGGGCGTGGTGTCTGTGTATGAAGACCTGCGCAGGAAAGGCCTCGAGTTCCCCATGACAGAACTGGATGGTTATTCCCCGGATCAACCTCCCAAACAG CAGACTGTGCCTGGGAATGGGCCGGCTGTCACTTCTCTGCCTGCTGCGCTGCTCTCTTCCAAACCTCCGCTCATCCCACCTCAGACCTGTGAACTTAAAAAGGCTCTGGAGGGGACCAATGCCTTCACTGCCTGCCAG gtgaagaagctgaagacGGAGCTGGGAGTGGTGCGGAGCAACCTGACCATGATGTCCGACATGATGAGTCAGCTGGATCCCGTCACGGTGAAACAAGCCGacatggagctgctggag CAGTTGTACACAGTTTGTAAGGAAATGCAGGACAGGATAGTAAAGATCGTCCCCCGGCTGAGTGAAGAGAAGCTGATCGAAGAGTTACTGGCAACAAATGATGACATGAACTCCGCCTTCACTCGCTACCACAG gtTTGAAAGACGCATAACAAACGGTCAAGATACATCACagaag agTCACATGTACGTCAACCTGGAAGAACTGGATGTCACGGCTGAGTCTCAGGAGTCGGGACTGGCGTCAGCGACCAGCGACAGTTTGTCCAGTCAGTTGACTAAACTTA GTACAAGTGAATCAGAGGACACATTATCCAAAATCAACGCCTCATCTCAACCAACACCAAG TGagagaagtgaagctgcagtggACGGCCTGGCTCAAGCTCCGGACAACAGGCTCCTCAACCCTGGAACG GACGACAGCCCggcctccaccagcagctcctcacCAAAGTTAGATTGGATGATAAAAAGGGGAATG aTTCCTCTCAGCCAGTCCAATGTTATGGATGATGTTGAGAAATGGTTAGCGTTGGATGATGAG tACGATGACTTTGAGGACTCTGATGGTGTGACCAGTGAAG AGTTCGACAAGTTTCTGGCAGGAAGAGCTAAAGCAGCGGAGCGCCTGCCGTCGGTGAGGGCGTCCTCACAGGACACCAACCACTCCGAGTCTTAA
- the tom1 gene encoding target of Myb protein 1 isoform X5, producing MEFLLGNPFSTAVGQRIEYATSSSLPSEDWALNMEICDMINSSEEGPKDAVRAIKKRIVGNKNFKEVMLALTVLETCVKNCAYRFHILVTTRDFVEGVLVRAIIPRNNPPLILHDRVLSIVQAWADAFRSSPDLTGVVSVYEDLRRKGLEFPMTELDGYSPDQPPKQVKKLKTELGVVRSNLTMMSDMMSQLDPVTVKQADMELLEQLYTVCKEMQDRIVKIVPRLSEEKLIEELLATNDDMNSAFTRYHRFERRITNGQDTSQKSHMYVNLEELDVTAESQESGLASATSDSLSSQLTKLSTSESEDTLSKINASSQPTPSERSEAAVDGLAQAPDNRLLNPGTDDSPASTSSSSPKLDWMIKRGMIPLSQSNVMDDVEKWLALDDEYDDFEDSDGVTSEEFDKFLAGRAKAAERLPSVRASSQDTNHSES from the exons ATGGAGTTCCTGCTGGGGAACCCGTTCAGCACGGCGGTGGGACAGAGGATCG agtATGCGACCAGCTCCAGCCTCCCGTCAGAAGACTGGGCCCTCAACATGGAAATCTGTGACATGATCAACAGCTCAgaggaagg CCCCAAAGATGCCGTCAGAGCCATAAAGAAAAGGATCGTGGGGAATAAGAACTTCAAGGAGGTCATGCTGGCGCTGACT GTCCTGGAGACGTGTGTGAAGAACTGCGCCTACAGGTTCCACATCCTGGTGACAACACGGGACTTTGTGGAAGGGGTCCTGGTGCGGGCGATCATCCCGAGGAACAACCCTCCGCTGATCCTGCACGACAGAGTGCTCAGCATCGTTCAG GCGTGGGCCGATGCATTCCGCAGCTCGCCCGACCTGACGGGCGTGGTGTCTGTGTATGAAGACCTGCGCAGGAAAGGCCTCGAGTTCCCCATGACAGAACTGGATGGTTATTCCCCGGATCAACCTCCCAAACAG gtgaagaagctgaagacGGAGCTGGGAGTGGTGCGGAGCAACCTGACCATGATGTCCGACATGATGAGTCAGCTGGATCCCGTCACGGTGAAACAAGCCGacatggagctgctggag CAGTTGTACACAGTTTGTAAGGAAATGCAGGACAGGATAGTAAAGATCGTCCCCCGGCTGAGTGAAGAGAAGCTGATCGAAGAGTTACTGGCAACAAATGATGACATGAACTCCGCCTTCACTCGCTACCACAG gtTTGAAAGACGCATAACAAACGGTCAAGATACATCACagaag agTCACATGTACGTCAACCTGGAAGAACTGGATGTCACGGCTGAGTCTCAGGAGTCGGGACTGGCGTCAGCGACCAGCGACAGTTTGTCCAGTCAGTTGACTAAACTTA GTACAAGTGAATCAGAGGACACATTATCCAAAATCAACGCCTCATCTCAACCAACACCAAG TGagagaagtgaagctgcagtggACGGCCTGGCTCAAGCTCCGGACAACAGGCTCCTCAACCCTGGAACG GACGACAGCCCggcctccaccagcagctcctcacCAAAGTTAGATTGGATGATAAAAAGGGGAATG aTTCCTCTCAGCCAGTCCAATGTTATGGATGATGTTGAGAAATGGTTAGCGTTGGATGATGAG tACGATGACTTTGAGGACTCTGATGGTGTGACCAGTGAAG AGTTCGACAAGTTTCTGGCAGGAAGAGCTAAAGCAGCGGAGCGCCTGCCGTCGGTGAGGGCGTCCTCACAGGACACCAACCACTCCGAGTCTTAA
- the tom1 gene encoding target of Myb protein 1 isoform X2, with amino-acid sequence MEFLLGNPFSTAVGQRIEYATSSSLPSEDWALNMEICDMINSSEEGPKDAVRAIKKRIVGNKNFKEVMLALTVLETCVKNCAYRFHILVTTRDFVEGVLVRAIIPRNNPPLILHDRVLSIVQAWADAFRSSPDLTGVVSVYEDLRRKGLEFPMTELDGYSPDQPPKQTVPGNGPAVTSLPAALLSSKPPLIPPQTCELKKALEGTNAFTACQVKKLKTELGVVRSNLTMMSDMMSQLDPVTVKQADMELLEQLYTVCKEMQDRIVKIVPRLSEEKLIEELLATNDDMNSAFTRYHRFERRITNGQDTSQKSHMYVNLEELDVTAESQESGLASATSDSLSSQLTKLSTSESEDTLSKINASSQPTPSERSEAAVDGLAQAPDNRLLNPGTDDSPASTSSSSPKLDWMIKRGMIPLSQSNVMDDVEKWLALDDEYDDFEDSDGVTSEEFDKFLAGRAKAAERLPSVRASSQDTNHSES; translated from the exons ATGGAGTTCCTGCTGGGGAACCCGTTCAGCACGGCGGTGGGACAGAGGATCG agtATGCGACCAGCTCCAGCCTCCCGTCAGAAGACTGGGCCCTCAACATGGAAATCTGTGACATGATCAACAGCTCAgaggaagg CCCCAAAGATGCCGTCAGAGCCATAAAGAAAAGGATCGTGGGGAATAAGAACTTCAAGGAGGTCATGCTGGCGCTGACT GTCCTGGAGACGTGTGTGAAGAACTGCGCCTACAGGTTCCACATCCTGGTGACAACACGGGACTTTGTGGAAGGGGTCCTGGTGCGGGCGATCATCCCGAGGAACAACCCTCCGCTGATCCTGCACGACAGAGTGCTCAGCATCGTTCAG GCGTGGGCCGATGCATTCCGCAGCTCGCCCGACCTGACGGGCGTGGTGTCTGTGTATGAAGACCTGCGCAGGAAAGGCCTCGAGTTCCCCATGACAGAACTGGATGGTTATTCCCCGGATCAACCTCCCAAACAG ACTGTGCCTGGGAATGGGCCGGCTGTCACTTCTCTGCCTGCTGCGCTGCTCTCTTCCAAACCTCCGCTCATCCCACCTCAGACCTGTGAACTTAAAAAGGCTCTGGAGGGGACCAATGCCTTCACTGCCTGCCAG gtgaagaagctgaagacGGAGCTGGGAGTGGTGCGGAGCAACCTGACCATGATGTCCGACATGATGAGTCAGCTGGATCCCGTCACGGTGAAACAAGCCGacatggagctgctggag CAGTTGTACACAGTTTGTAAGGAAATGCAGGACAGGATAGTAAAGATCGTCCCCCGGCTGAGTGAAGAGAAGCTGATCGAAGAGTTACTGGCAACAAATGATGACATGAACTCCGCCTTCACTCGCTACCACAG gtTTGAAAGACGCATAACAAACGGTCAAGATACATCACagaag agTCACATGTACGTCAACCTGGAAGAACTGGATGTCACGGCTGAGTCTCAGGAGTCGGGACTGGCGTCAGCGACCAGCGACAGTTTGTCCAGTCAGTTGACTAAACTTA GTACAAGTGAATCAGAGGACACATTATCCAAAATCAACGCCTCATCTCAACCAACACCAAG TGagagaagtgaagctgcagtggACGGCCTGGCTCAAGCTCCGGACAACAGGCTCCTCAACCCTGGAACG GACGACAGCCCggcctccaccagcagctcctcacCAAAGTTAGATTGGATGATAAAAAGGGGAATG aTTCCTCTCAGCCAGTCCAATGTTATGGATGATGTTGAGAAATGGTTAGCGTTGGATGATGAG tACGATGACTTTGAGGACTCTGATGGTGTGACCAGTGAAG AGTTCGACAAGTTTCTGGCAGGAAGAGCTAAAGCAGCGGAGCGCCTGCCGTCGGTGAGGGCGTCCTCACAGGACACCAACCACTCCGAGTCTTAA
- the tom1 gene encoding target of Myb protein 1 isoform X4: protein MEFLLGNPFSTAVGQRIEYATSSSLPSEDWALNMEICDMINSSEEGPKDAVRAIKKRIVGNKNFKEVMLALTVLETCVKNCAYRFHILVTTRDFVEGVLVRAIIPRNNPPLILHDRVLSIVQAWADAFRSSPDLTGVVSVYEDLRRKGLEFPMTELDGYSPDQPPKQQTVPGNGPAVTSLPAALLSSKPPLIPPQTCELKKALEGTNAFTACQVKKLKTELGVVRSNLTMMSDMMSQLDPVTVKQADMELLEQLYTVCKEMQDRIVKIVPRLSEEKLIEELLATNDDMNSAFTRYHRFERRITNGQDTSQKSHMYVNLEELDVTAESQESGLASATSDSLSSQLTKLSTSESEDTLSKINASSQPTPSERSEAAVDGLAQAPDNRLLNPGTIPLSQSNVMDDVEKWLALDDEYDDFEDSDGVTSEEFDKFLAGRAKAAERLPSVRASSQDTNHSES, encoded by the exons ATGGAGTTCCTGCTGGGGAACCCGTTCAGCACGGCGGTGGGACAGAGGATCG agtATGCGACCAGCTCCAGCCTCCCGTCAGAAGACTGGGCCCTCAACATGGAAATCTGTGACATGATCAACAGCTCAgaggaagg CCCCAAAGATGCCGTCAGAGCCATAAAGAAAAGGATCGTGGGGAATAAGAACTTCAAGGAGGTCATGCTGGCGCTGACT GTCCTGGAGACGTGTGTGAAGAACTGCGCCTACAGGTTCCACATCCTGGTGACAACACGGGACTTTGTGGAAGGGGTCCTGGTGCGGGCGATCATCCCGAGGAACAACCCTCCGCTGATCCTGCACGACAGAGTGCTCAGCATCGTTCAG GCGTGGGCCGATGCATTCCGCAGCTCGCCCGACCTGACGGGCGTGGTGTCTGTGTATGAAGACCTGCGCAGGAAAGGCCTCGAGTTCCCCATGACAGAACTGGATGGTTATTCCCCGGATCAACCTCCCAAACAG CAGACTGTGCCTGGGAATGGGCCGGCTGTCACTTCTCTGCCTGCTGCGCTGCTCTCTTCCAAACCTCCGCTCATCCCACCTCAGACCTGTGAACTTAAAAAGGCTCTGGAGGGGACCAATGCCTTCACTGCCTGCCAG gtgaagaagctgaagacGGAGCTGGGAGTGGTGCGGAGCAACCTGACCATGATGTCCGACATGATGAGTCAGCTGGATCCCGTCACGGTGAAACAAGCCGacatggagctgctggag CAGTTGTACACAGTTTGTAAGGAAATGCAGGACAGGATAGTAAAGATCGTCCCCCGGCTGAGTGAAGAGAAGCTGATCGAAGAGTTACTGGCAACAAATGATGACATGAACTCCGCCTTCACTCGCTACCACAG gtTTGAAAGACGCATAACAAACGGTCAAGATACATCACagaag agTCACATGTACGTCAACCTGGAAGAACTGGATGTCACGGCTGAGTCTCAGGAGTCGGGACTGGCGTCAGCGACCAGCGACAGTTTGTCCAGTCAGTTGACTAAACTTA GTACAAGTGAATCAGAGGACACATTATCCAAAATCAACGCCTCATCTCAACCAACACCAAG TGagagaagtgaagctgcagtggACGGCCTGGCTCAAGCTCCGGACAACAGGCTCCTCAACCCTGGAACG aTTCCTCTCAGCCAGTCCAATGTTATGGATGATGTTGAGAAATGGTTAGCGTTGGATGATGAG tACGATGACTTTGAGGACTCTGATGGTGTGACCAGTGAAG AGTTCGACAAGTTTCTGGCAGGAAGAGCTAAAGCAGCGGAGCGCCTGCCGTCGGTGAGGGCGTCCTCACAGGACACCAACCACTCCGAGTCTTAA
- the zgc:171844 gene encoding bMERB domain-containing protein 1 produces the protein MEKERKCSGQYGALEKTQVDGGAKQEPAEDVVSMADSTITVQDIEGELVRIERIRDILVRRESELRYMMDDIQLCKEITRLKKELQKLVSIPDKDKSKEDREREEELLHQINKLVETRDFLVDDVEFERLREREEDREMAAFLQSKFPKASAAKGAVPDQTVASKSQQTSTPFIGKTGLTLLKDCCGFTCSVM, from the exons atggagaaagagagaaaatgctcAGGACAGTACGGAGCTCTGGAGAAGACGCAGGTGGACGGAGGAGCGAAGCAGGAGCCAG CGGAAGACGTCGTGTCGATGGCCGACTCCACGATCACGGTGCAGGACATAGAAGGAGAGCTGGTGAGAATTGAGCGGATACGAGACATCCTGGTCCGGAGGGAGTCGGAGCTCAGATACAT gaTGGACGACATCCAGCTCTGCAAGGAAATCACGAGGCTGAAGAAGGAGCTGCAAAAACTGGTCTCAATTCCAG ACAAAGACAAGTCCAAGGAGGACagggagcgggaggaggagctgctgcatcaGATCAacaagctggtggagaccaGAGACTTCCTGGTGGACGATGTGGAGTTCGAACGACTCAG ggagagagaggaagacagagagatggcGGCTTTCTTACAGTCCAAGTTTCCCAAGGCTTCGGCTGCAAAGG GAGCCGTGCCGGATCAAACGGTGGCGTCCAAATCTCAGCAGACGTCGACGCCGTTCATCGGTAAAACTGGACTCACGCTGCTGAAGGACTGCTGCGGCTTCACCTGCTCCGTCATGTGA